The window TTTTGTTTCGGCGAAAAGGTTTTAAGGCTGAAACCATCCAGTGAATAATGGTTTCAGCTTGCATGTTTCCCCCCTTTCTTTTTCTGTGGTAGTGTCTGGGATTTAAACCTGACGCCTCACTGCTTATCCTGACAGTATCAGCGAAAGGAAACAGAAGATAGGCTTTATGAGGTATGGGAACTCCATAAACCTGACGGGGAAATCATTGAGCTACGCTTCTATGTGTTCGGAGACGAAAGAATAGACTCAATCAAGATAATCGAATGAGAATTGGTGCGGTGGCCGGGATTTGAACCCGGGTCACCGGCTTGGGAGGCCGGTGTCCTAGACCAGGCTAGACTACCACCGCTCAACAGAAATAATAAGAAAAGGGTTTAAAAGCTTTACTTTAAGCGCTCTAGAATTATCGCAGGACAAACCTTTGTAACCCCATCAATTTTTCCTATTTTGTTTGACATAATATCCGCTAAATCCTCTCCGTCTTTTGCCCAGATTTCTGCCATTATCATGTGATCGCCACTTGAAAGGTAAAGCTCCCTAACAAATTCAAACTCCTTCAGTTTGTTTGCGACTTCAAACAGCTTTTCTGGCTTTGTATCAACTCCGGTTATGCTTATTAAGTTGTACCCAAGTTTTTGGGGGTTTACTTTGATTGTATACTGCTGTATTATGCCCTTCTCTTCCAGAGCCCTAACCCTTTTTCTTACGGCCGTCTCGCTTATACCCAAGACCTTAGCTATTTCCGTGAAAGGTGTCCTCGCATCCTTCGTCAGCATCTCAATTATGACCTTATCCCTTTCGTCTAACATAAAGCTCACCCCATTGTTATTTTGTCAAAACATGTATATTAACTTTTTGAACTTTAAAGTTCATTCTTCAAACTCAACTTTGCGATGAGTTCAACATGCGGGGTATGAGGAAACATGTCGAGCCCAATTATACTTTCTAGAGAGTACTTATCTTTAAGCTTTTCGATATTTTCAGCAAAAGTTTTTGGATTGCAGGAGACATAGACCAGATTATCTGGTAAATCATTCAAAATCTTTCTTATGAGTTTTGGATGTAAGCCCGCTCTTGGGGGGTCTACTATAACCGTATCATAGAGGCCCAGAGTTTCAATATCCTTATCAGCGCCAACTCTAAATTCAGCCTCAACGTTGTTTATTTCCGCATTTTTCTTGGCCATCTCAACTGCAAACGGGTTTATTTCAACACCCTCTACCTTAAATCCCCTCTTGGCGAGATATATCCCAAAGGTTCCCACCCCAGAATAAAGGTCAAGTACTTTTTCACCTTCTACAAATTCTGCAACCTTTTTTAGGAGGTTAACTGCTTGATATGAGTTCGTTTGGAAAAATGAGTTGGGATGGATTAGGTAAACCACGTTGTCAAGCTTTTCTCTGATGAATTCCATTCCCCAAGATTTTCTCGGCTCACCATAGGACACATCGCTTTTAGTCTCGTTGATACTCCAATAAAGGGAGTCAACAAAATCAAAATAGTGGCTGACTTCCTCGGGAAGTTTCCCGGTAGAGGTTACTAAATTTGCCATTAATTCTCCTGTAAATTTCCCCTCTCTAAGCACAATGTATCTCAAAAAACCCTCACTCTTTTTTAAATCCCAAAGTTGGATTCTAAAATCCTCTATAAATTCCCTCAATGCACTCAATGCTTTTTTGCTGTTTTCCCCGAACACTTTACACTCCTCAATCTCAATAACATCCCACCAAGTTCCCCTTCTCCTAAACCCTATCCCACTCGTTGTTGTTGCAACGTCAATTCTGTTTCTATGCCCGTAGATTTTTGGGGAGGGGAGTACTTCTACTTCAATGTTAAGAAGACGAGCAATTTTCTCTTCTTTAAACTTTATCTGCTCCTTGTAAGGGATATGCTGAAGCAAGCATCCCCCACATCGTCCAAAATACTGGCAAGCTGGCTCTACCCTGTTAGGAGAAAATTCCACTATTTCATAATCATGAGCAACGAGCCTTTTCTTCTCTCTGTGCCATCTCTTGATTTCAACAACGTCACCTGGAGAAGTAAACGGAACCAATATGGTCTTTTTCCCGACCTTTGCTTCTCCGAATCCTTCCTCACTTAGTCTTTCTACACTTGCTCTCATGTTTCAATGTTTTGGGGAGGCATATAAAAAGATGCCGCCCAAGTTTAGAAAAGCTTTGGCATTATATTGTCACAATGCCAACTTACTGCAGGACAACCCTTATTAGTGATAAAGGAGTAAATACTAATGGTGTTTTCGTGATGGTTGCTAGAAAAGATATCGTCTACAAACTCCTGGCGACCAAGAAAAAAGCTACTTCTCTTCAGAAGTTGAGTGAAGAGCTCGAAACCCCCATGCCCCACCTTTTGAATGCTTTAAGGCATTTAGAATCCGAAGGGCTTGTTGAAATATCCTTCGGGGAGGAAAAAGCTACAATAATGGTAAAGGCAAAGACTATTGAAGATTACTTTTGATCCTTCCCCTGCTTTTCTTTGTATTCAAATAGTTCTCCAACGGTCACAAGAGGAATTAAAGTGTAGCCTTCTCTCAATAGTAACTCTTTCGCGCCTTCTTCTCTATCGACCACTACCATAATAGCAACTACCTTTGCACCTTCTCCCTCTAAGACTTTTGCAGCCCTTAAAACGCTATTTCCTGTCGTTGTAACATCCTCAACCAAAAGAACCCTATCTCCAGGTGTTATTACTCCTTCAATCTGCCTTCCGGTCCCATAGCTTTTTTTCTTTTTACGCACTATTAAAATGGGCTTTTCTGTTTCCAAGGCCAAAGAGACAGCTATAGGAACCGCCCCCAACTCTGGCCCAGCTATTTTGTCGTACTCAAGGCCTAGCTCCTCTGTCTTGGCCTTCATAAGGAAGGCAATAAGCCTTAGGGCTTTTGGATTGGTTATCAGTTTTTTGATGTTTATGTAATAGTCACTTTCTTTTCCGGAGCTCAGGATAAAATGACCGAACTCGATTGCTTTTTCTTTGAAGATCATTTCGATAAGCTGGTCTTTTTTCATTGACATCTCCATGTAAATCACCTCTTTTTTACTCGAATATGTTAACAAAAAATTTATAAATCTTTGCAGAGTTAATTCGGTCGGGCTTTAATGAGGTTCCAAGACGTTATTAGTATAAACGATTTTAGAAAAGAAGATATAGACTATGTTTTGAGGGTTGCAGAAAGACTTGAAGAAGAACTTAAAAAAGAAGGGACACTCAAATACGCAAAAGGAAAAGTTCTGGCGACTCTTTTCTTCGAACCATCAACAAGAACAAGATTGAGCTTTGAAAGTGCAATGCACAGACTCGGTGGAGCGGTTATAGGGTTTGCCGAAGCATCAACCACAAGTGTCAAAAAAGGAGAGAGTCTAATGGATACGATAAGAACCGTAGAAAATTATGCAGATGTAATAGTTATAAGGCATCCACGAGAGGGAGCTGCAAGATTGGCTGCCGAGGTTGCAAGGGTTCCAGTAATAAACGCAGGGGATGGGGCAAATCAACATCCCACACAGACCTTACTTGACCTTTATACAATTAAAAAGGAATTTGGAAAAATAGATGGCCTTGACATTGCCCTTCTTGGAGATCTTAAGTATGGAAGAACCGTGCATAGCTTAGCAAAAGCTCTCTCTTATTACAACGTCAGGCTTTATTTTGTGGCTCCCAAAGGTTTAGAGATGCCAAGGCACATAGTTGAAGAGATATCAAACAAAGTCGAAATCGTAGAAACCAGTGACCTGGAAGCTGTAATCCCAAAAGTGGACGTGCTTTATGTAACAAGAATCCAGAAAGAGAGATTCCCAGATCCTGCAGAGTACAACAAAATCAAGGGGTCATATAAGGTGGATCTAAAGGTTCTTGAGAAGGCCAAAGATACGCTAAAGGTTATGCATCCTTTGCCAAGGGTTGATGAGATAGCATATGAAGTGGATAATACGAAGTACTCCGCATACTTCAGACAAGTGTGGAGCGGGATTCCAGTCAGGATGGCTCTTCTCGGCATTGTACTGGGGGTGATAGAATGAAGGAGCTGAAAGTCTCAGCAATTAACAAAGGGACTGTAATAGATCACATACCTGCCGGCAGAGGGTTGAAAGTTCTTGAAATCTTAAATTTATTCGGAGACAATACGATACTCGTAGCTATGAACGTAAGAAGCGGAAAACTTGGAAGAAAAGACATCATAAAAGTTGAAGGAAAAATACTGAACGAAGAAGAAGTCAACAAAATAGCCCTCATAGCTCCAAGTGCCACAGTGAACATAATAGAGAACTGGGAAGTCGTGGAAAAGAGAAAGGTCGAAATACCGGATGAGATAATCGGAATCATAGAGTGTGCAAATCCCAATTGTATAACACACTACGAAGAAGTAACCCCAAAGTTTAAGGTACTCTCGAAGAAGCCACTTAAGTTAAAGTGTCACTACTGTGAAAGGACAATGGAAGAAGACATCGTGCTAAAACATCTGTTGTGAGGGTCAAAATGATAATCAAAGGAGAGATAATCTCAAAGAGTTTCAAAGGAAGGGGATACATAATAATCAGGAATGGAGTAATCAGGAGCGTTCAGCGAGAAAAGCCAAGAGGGGCCATAGACATCGATGCAGAGGACAAACTTGTTATCCCTGGATTAATAGATATGCATGCTCATTTTCGAGAGCCCGGGTATGAACACAGAGAAACGATAGAAAGTGGGTCAAGAGCGGCTGTTCATGGAGGCGTTACAACTGTCGCCCTTATGCCAAATACTAATCCCGCCATGGACAATATCGAGGTAATAGGATACGTAAAAGAGAAAGCAAGAAAAATAGGGCTCGTTGACGTTCTCCCAATCGGGGCAATTACAAAAGGCAGGAATGGAAAAGAAATCACGGATTTTGAGAAATTAGCAGAACACGTTGTAGGCTTCAGTGATGATGGGTCAACTCCTCAAAGCTTCAGAGTATTTTTAGAAGCTGCGAGATATGCAAAAAAAGTAAACAAGCCAATCTTAGACCACGCAGAGATAAAGGAATTATCAGGAGGTACCATGAGAGAAGGGAAGTTCTCAAGGCTTTATGGCATAAGCGGAATCCCCGACATAGCTGAATCAATAGCCGTTGCAAGGGACGTGGAAGTGGCAAGATATACTAGAGCCCACATTCATATACAACACCTCTCAACAAAATCCTCCGTGGATATAGTTAGAGAAGGAAAGAAAAAAGGAGCCCCAGTATCTGCTGAAGTTACTCACCATCACCTCCTTTTTAAGGATGAAGACCTGAAAGATCGTTCTCCGTTTAAAAAGGTTAATCCACCTCTACCAAGGGAAGAGGATCAAGAGGAACTTATAAAAGGACTCCTTGATGGCACAGTAGACATAATAGTCACTGACCATGCTCCGTATTCTCTTGAGGAAAAGAACGTAGACATTGAAAAAGCACCCTTCGGAATAAGTGGTATTGAAACCCTGCTCTCATCTTTGTTGTTAATAGCAGAAAAACACGAGATCAATTTTGAAATCCTTTTAGAAAAGGTTACCTACAACCCAGCAAATCTCTTCAATCTTCCTCTAAGAGGAGACGTAAGAGAAGGATACAGAGCAGATTTGGTCATCTTAGATCCAGATAAAGAGTGGAAAGTCACAGAAAAAAGTTTATTTTCAAAAGGTAAGAACACTCCATTCCTCGGGAGAAAACTTCCAGGGGTAGTTGAGCTGACCATTAAAGGGAGCAGGATTGTATACCGGGGGGATCACCTTTGATTGAAGCAGAACTTATAGAAAAGAAAATAGCAAAAGATTACGGATTCTTTAAATTTAAACTCCATAAAAAATTAAAAAGCCCGGATGCAGGACAGTTTATAATGCTAAAAGCTCTTGATGAGCCGATTCTTGCAAAGCCGTTCTCCATTTATTCCTACAAAAACAAAAACCTCACCCTATTTATAAAGCGTGTTGGAAGATTGACAGGAAAGATATTCTCCAGCCCTATAGGGGAGACGTTCTACATAAGAGGACCCTATGGAACACCGTACATTGAAAAGATCAACAAAGGGAGGAAGTATATTTTAATTGGAGGAGGAAGCGGGATAGCACCTTTAAATTTCTTTTCAGAGCTTTATCCCGAGCTTGTTTATAAAAAACTCTATGGATTTAGAGAAAAATACATAAGAGAGCTCTTCGAGGAGGAGGAGCAGTCGACCCTTGTAATAGAAGAAGAAAGTGGGAAAACTGTCGTGGACATATTTAGAGAGGTCTATTCAGAGGAACTAGGAATTTTAGCATGTGGTCCAATCCCAATGCTGAGAAACCTTCCTCACGATTCATACGTTTCCCTTGAGAGTGTAATGGGATGTGGAATAGGAACATGCAAAAGCTGTGCCGTAAAGACAAAAGAAGGCATTAAGATGGTATGCAAGGACGGACCACTCTTTAGGAAGGAGGAGATACAATGGGAGTGGATTTAAGCGTCGAAATATTGGGACTAACATTTAAAAATCCGCTTGTGCTTGCCTCTGGACCAGCGGGATTTGGTTTTGAGCTCCAGCAATATTTAGACATCTCAAGGATAGGTGCAATAACCCTGAAAACCATTACACTGAATCCAAGAGAGGGAAATGCCCCTCCAAGACTTGTTGACACTCATGGAGGAATAATAAATT of the Thermococcus alcaliphilus genome contains:
- a CDS encoding dihydroorotase — translated: MIIKGEIISKSFKGRGYIIIRNGVIRSVQREKPRGAIDIDAEDKLVIPGLIDMHAHFREPGYEHRETIESGSRAAVHGGVTTVALMPNTNPAMDNIEVIGYVKEKARKIGLVDVLPIGAITKGRNGKEITDFEKLAEHVVGFSDDGSTPQSFRVFLEAARYAKKVNKPILDHAEIKELSGGTMREGKFSRLYGISGIPDIAESIAVARDVEVARYTRAHIHIQHLSTKSSVDIVREGKKKGAPVSAEVTHHHLLFKDEDLKDRSPFKKVNPPLPREEDQEELIKGLLDGTVDIIVTDHAPYSLEEKNVDIEKAPFGISGIETLLSSLLLIAEKHEINFEILLEKVTYNPANLFNLPLRGDVREGYRADLVILDPDKEWKVTEKSLFSKGKNTPFLGRKLPGVVELTIKGSRIVYRGDHL
- the rlmD gene encoding 23S rRNA (uracil(1939)-C(5))-methyltransferase RlmD encodes the protein MRASVERLSEEGFGEAKVGKKTILVPFTSPGDVVEIKRWHREKKRLVAHDYEIVEFSPNRVEPACQYFGRCGGCLLQHIPYKEQIKFKEEKIARLLNIEVEVLPSPKIYGHRNRIDVATTTSGIGFRRRGTWWDVIEIEECKVFGENSKKALSALREFIEDFRIQLWDLKKSEGFLRYIVLREGKFTGELMANLVTSTGKLPEEVSHYFDFVDSLYWSINETKSDVSYGEPRKSWGMEFIREKLDNVVYLIHPNSFFQTNSYQAVNLLKKVAEFVEGEKVLDLYSGVGTFGIYLAKRGFKVEGVEINPFAVEMAKKNAEINNVEAEFRVGADKDIETLGLYDTVIVDPPRAGLHPKLIRKILNDLPDNLVYVSCNPKTFAENIEKLKDKYSLESIIGLDMFPHTPHVELIAKLSLKNEL
- the pyrE gene encoding orotate phosphoribosyltransferase, which produces MEMSMKKDQLIEMIFKEKAIEFGHFILSSGKESDYYINIKKLITNPKALRLIAFLMKAKTEELGLEYDKIAGPELGAVPIAVSLALETEKPILIVRKKKKSYGTGRQIEGVITPGDRVLLVEDVTTTGNSVLRAAKVLEGEGAKVVAIMVVVDREEGAKELLLREGYTLIPLVTVGELFEYKEKQGKDQK
- a CDS encoding ArsR family transcriptional regulator, encoding MPTYCRTTLISDKGVNTNGVFVMVARKDIVYKLLATKKKATSLQKLSEELETPMPHLLNALRHLESEGLVEISFGEEKATIMVKAKTIEDYF
- a CDS encoding FAD-binding oxidoreductase; this translates as MIEAELIEKKIAKDYGFFKFKLHKKLKSPDAGQFIMLKALDEPILAKPFSIYSYKNKNLTLFIKRVGRLTGKIFSSPIGETFYIRGPYGTPYIEKINKGRKYILIGGGSGIAPLNFFSELYPELVYKKLYGFREKYIRELFEEEEQSTLVIEEESGKTVVDIFREVYSEELGILACGPIPMLRNLPHDSYVSLESVMGCGIGTCKSCAVKTKEGIKMVCKDGPLFRKEEIQWEWI
- the lrpA gene encoding HTH-type transcriptional regulator LrpA, producing MLDERDKVIIEMLTKDARTPFTEIAKVLGISETAVRKRVRALEEKGIIQQYTIKVNPQKLGYNLISITGVDTKPEKLFEVANKLKEFEFVRELYLSSGDHMIMAEIWAKDGEDLADIMSNKIGKIDGVTKVCPAIILERLK
- the pyrB gene encoding aspartate carbamoyltransferase; this encodes MRFQDVISINDFRKEDIDYVLRVAERLEEELKKEGTLKYAKGKVLATLFFEPSTRTRLSFESAMHRLGGAVIGFAEASTTSVKKGESLMDTIRTVENYADVIVIRHPREGAARLAAEVARVPVINAGDGANQHPTQTLLDLYTIKKEFGKIDGLDIALLGDLKYGRTVHSLAKALSYYNVRLYFVAPKGLEMPRHIVEEISNKVEIVETSDLEAVIPKVDVLYVTRIQKERFPDPAEYNKIKGSYKVDLKVLEKAKDTLKVMHPLPRVDEIAYEVDNTKYSAYFRQVWSGIPVRMALLGIVLGVIE
- the pyrI gene encoding aspartate carbamoyltransferase regulatory subunit yields the protein MKELKVSAINKGTVIDHIPAGRGLKVLEILNLFGDNTILVAMNVRSGKLGRKDIIKVEGKILNEEEVNKIALIAPSATVNIIENWEVVEKRKVEIPDEIIGIIECANPNCITHYEEVTPKFKVLSKKPLKLKCHYCERTMEEDIVLKHLL